The DNA window CGCGGCTTTATCCAGACCATTAATTAAGGCATAAACTGAATCCGGGCGGATGTCGTTACCAAAATCACCCAACTCGTAATCCAGCTTGCCGCCACTGAAATTATCCAGCGTGGTGGCTGCACCACCAAAAGTGTCGAAAACGTATTCGCTGATGTCCTGGGTTTTTTCCCGACGGGTCATTTTGCCGCCGAATTTCACCAGTGCCGGGTAATTGCCGGCAAAAAAGTCGCGGGTAATATCCAGATTAACGCTGGTTTGTTCGTCTTCGGTTAAGCCTTCGGTGTATTCCACTTCATCCAGATCATAATTGGCCGGATCAAAAAAGGCGGCTGGGGCAATCAGGCGTGGTTTACGGGTACCGTTAAAGCCCATGTCGGTAAAGTCACCGGTAAAACCGGCACCACTGATGCCACCGCTTTCATCTTCGCTGGATTTACTGAAACCTGCGGCATATTCCACGGTCCAGGCATCGATAAAATGTTCGCCGCCGAGGGTAAAGGCCTGCATTTCCTGCGTTTCTTCCCGGTCTTTTAATTCACGGATGACTTCGGCCGGGCCGGTTGCGCCACTTAATTGCGCATCGTCGAACTCAACTGCGTTAGCAATGCGCTGCTCATCGTCTTTAAACGAGCTGAACAGAGTGCGCAGATACAAACGGTTGTTCATATCCAGTTCGTAATCGAAGTTCAGTGCCGCGCCGATGCGTTCGCGTTCGATGCTGTAATCGCGTTGCTCAAATTCTTCCAGCGCTTCGGTGCCGTCGAGATCCCATTTGCCACCGGTTTCGACGTTATCGGAACCGAATTGGCGCTGGTCGTAACTGAAGGCTCCGGCTACGCCTAAGCGCTGGCCGTTGCTGAAGGTGACGGTGTTACCGCCCGACAGGGCATAAGCCGGGCTGGTTTGATCGGTGTGTTCGTCGTAGCTGGCTTCGGCGCGCAGAGTATAAAACGCGCCTTCACGATCCAGCGCTGACAGGCTTTCCACTTCAATGCTGCCGCCGATGGCGTTGGCATCCATATCCGGGGTCAGGGTTTTGGTCACCACCAGAGAGCCGATCAGGTCGGAGGGAATCACATCCAGCGCCACTGCCCGGGTACCGGCTTCCGGTGCCGGTAACTGGGTGCCGTTCACCGTTACCGAGTTTAAGTCCGGGCTGATGCCACGCACACGCACAAAGCGGCCTTCGCCCTGATCGCGCTCAATGGATACACCGGGCACACGCTGCAGGGCTTCAGCGGCGTTATTGTCCGGCAGCTGACCGATGGCATCGGCGTTAATGGCATTGATCATATTGTCGGCGAACCGCTGACGGTCGATGGCGCGCTGCATCTGCGCGGCCTGGCCAACCACCAGTACTTCTTCCACCACCTCAGAGCCGCTGTTCAGCAGAATATCGGCGTTCAGGGTTTCGTTGTCGGTAATAACAATGCGCCGTTGTTCCAGCAGCTGATTACCCATGCGCACGCTTAAGGTGTATTCCCCCGCCGGTAACTGCGGTACGCGGAAACGACCTGCCGGCCCGGCCAGCACATCGCGCCTGAGTTCATCGATGCTGATAACGGCACCACGATAATTGGTATCGCCGCGGGCATCGGTAATACGTCCTTCCAGTTGACCGTCAGCCTGCACCAGGGCGGCACCCGAGAGGGCTATGGCCAGTACCAGGGGTTTTAATCGTGTTGTCATCGTCTGCTCCGTGATAGTTGGTAATTACGATGACAGCGACGTTAGGCAGGGCAGGTTGCAGTCCGGTTACAACCGGCGGTACCGGTATGAGCTGATTTAACCCGCTGAGGTCCTTGCCGGGCTGGTTGTCATATAACAGTAACACGAGTGACATATTTAATTGTTAATCAGTAACGCCCATTTACCGGAATTTGTGCATGTTTACCCATCTGCTTTTACACCGGCATAAATTGCTGCTGATTTCAGTGCTGGCCGTGATGTCGTTGCTGGTTACCTTATGGTTCGGCAATGCCAAGGAATGGCTGGAAATCGATTGGCTGGATGTGGTCGGCGAAGGTGGTACCGGACTGGCACTGGCGGTGTGGATGCTGCTGATACTGGGCAGCCGGCCGGCCGGACGGGTAACCGACTGGCTGACGCTGGGGCTGGGCTTTTTATTTCTGGCGCTGTGGCAGGATACGCTGGACGAATTTATCCGCCTGCCCGGTGAGCAATGGTGGGACCAGTCGCTGGAATCCATCACCATGCCCATTGGTATGGTGTTGCTGACGGTCGGTTTATTTTTATGGCACCGCGAACAGCTGGTATTAAACGAGCATTTACGTAAACGCGAACAGTTATTCCGCGAACATCACCTGAGCGATGATCTGATGTATCTGGGCCGGGCAGACTTTCTGCACCAGCAGTTGCAGCAATTTCAGCACCGTCAGCCAGCCATGCTGGTGCTGGTGGAATTAACCGATGCCGCCAACTGGCCACGCCGTTTGGGCATTACGGATGCAGACCGTCTGCTGCGTGAAAATGCGGAATTATTACTGATGAACCTGCGGCGTCAGGATCTGGTGTGTCGTTATGCCGGTGCGCGTTTTGCCATTGTTATGCCTGATACGACCGAAGCGCAGGCCTGTACCATCGCCTGGGAGTTGCAGCAGGCGCTGGAGCATTGTGCGCTGCGCAGTTCTTCCGGCGAGCGGGTGTTTCAACAGATTAACTGGTTTGCTTTACCGCTTACCGGCGAGGATGCCGGTACGTTATTGCAACGCGCCAACAGCGGGCTGGAAGCCCGTCAGCAGGCCAGGTCGGCAGCCTGATGAACGGCGCGGAACATAACGCGGGCGTAACCTGGTACGAACAGGATGAACGCTATTTAGCGGCGCATTATCAGCCCGGTTTATTACTGGATTTACTGCTGACACGGAATATTTCCAGCCATAAGGTGCTGCGCGGTACCGGCCTTTTTTATGATGATATTCTGGCCGGGAGCAGTCGTTTATCTGTCCGGCAATTACGGCAATTAATCAGCAATGGCGAAAAAATATCGGCCAGTGGTGATCTGAGTTTCCGTTGGGGGCAACTTCTGTGGCCGGGCCATTATGGGCTGCCCAGCCAGTTGTTGCAGCATGCCGGTTGTTTGGATCAGGCTCTGACGGTGCTTGGCCAATACCGTCGCCAGCTCAGCCCATTGCTGGTGCCCCGGGTCTTTACCGACCGGGATTATTGTTATGTGCAATGGCTGGATGCCTGTGGCTTAGGCGAGCAGAAGCGGTTTATGGTGGAAACCGCCATGACCGCGCTCAGCAGTTACAGCCGCTGGCAGTCACGGCAGCCACTGCCCTGGGAATATGGCTTCAGCTATGCGCAACCACGCACCTATGAACAGTACCGCACGCATTTGGGCGGGACGCTGTATTTTGACCTTGGTGTGGATGTGATGCGCATACCGAAAGCCTGGCTGCACGAACCCTGGCCACAGGCCTCGGCCACGGCCTTCCGGGTGGCGGCCCGGCATCTGCACTATGAGCCGCCACAGCCGGGGTCGGGCTTCAGCGAAGCCGTGTATCAGCATCTTTTGCAGCATATTCAGCAGCCACTATCACTGGCAGAAACGGCAGAGCATTTCGGCATGAGCAGTGCCACGTTCAAGCGCAAATTGCAGCGTCACGATACGCATTTTCAGCATTTACAGGATCAGGTGCGCCTGCACGCCAGCCTGTATTGTCTGCACATATTGGGCTGGAGCAACGAGCAGCTGGCGCAGTATCTTCAATTTAATGATCTGACCAATTTCCGGCGTGCGTTCCGCCGCTGGTGCGGTCGCACGCCGGGAGAAAGCCGCCAGTTGTTTTTACAGATCTGAGCGGTATTCCCGGGTTGCTCTGATTTCAGGCGTAATCGTACGGGCCACCCTGACGCAATGCTTCCTGATACGCCGGTAAGGCATGCACGCGCTGCACAAACGCGGCAATGTGCGGATAATCTTCCGCTTTGATGCTGGCTTTAATCGCCGCTTCCAGTGGGAATATCATCTGAAAATCGGCTCCGCTCATCTGCTCGCCGGCAAACCATGGCTGCTGGCTTAAATGTGTTTCGATAAATGTAAGGTTGTTGGCCATATTCGGGCCGACGTAGCTTTTCATTACCTGATCGGCAATGCCTTTGGCAATGGGGCGGATAAAAAACGGCATGGGGGCGGTTTTGATTTTGTTGAAAATCAGCGACATCACCATCAGCGGCATTAAGGTACCTTCGGAATAATGCAGCCAATATAAATACTGCCAGTAAGCAGGTGTATTTTCGGTGGGTAAAAACCGACCGTTATCATAGGTTTTTAACAGGTATTCAATAATCAGCCCGGATTCGGCAATGGTGTTTTCGCCATCGGTGATGACCGGTGATTTACCCAGCGGATGGATCTTTTTTAACGATTCCGGCGCCAGCGATGTTTTCGGGTCGCGGTTATAGCGCTCAATGCGGTATTCCACGCCCAGTTCTTCCAGCAACCATATAAGACGCTGGGAACGGGAATTTTCCAGATGATGCAGGGTAATCATAATAAGGCGTCCTGAATAATAGAAAGCCGACAGAATGCCCGAGGCTATTCAGCCTGAACAGTGCTGAATGTGCCAGCGACATAATCGGTTACCCCCATAGGCCCGCCGGTCTTTTGCGCGTAAAATGCGGCAAAAACCAACAGGAAACCGTTATGGAACGCATCGAACGCGATTTTTACGCCCGCGACAAAGACGACCAGCAGGCCTTCTTAACCCAGACCTGGTGCAACCACTGTATGGAAGCCGACCTGGGCATGGTTGAACCGGTGGAGTTTGAACTCAACGGTGTAATTTATGTAGAAGGTAAATGCGCTCGCTGCGGCGAGCCGGTGACCACCGAAATCGCCGACGATGATACCGACGGCGAGTGGGGCGACGAGTAAATCCTTGCTCAAGCGGCCTTCAGGCCGCTTTTTTCCAGCGTGTATACAGCATGGCGGCAATAATCAGCACCAGACTGCTGATGCTGACGCCCCAGCCCCAGCCGGATGCGCCCGGCGTAAAGGTCAGTAATACCCCAAATACAAAATACAGCATCGCCATATAGGCCAGCCAGGCGGCGGTGGTATGGCGGCCGGCACTTAAGCCGCGCACAAACAACAGCAGCGGCAGTATTTTAAACAGCGCCAGAATTGCGCCGGCGATCCAGATTTGCAGCGTACCAAGGCTTTCAGCAGCCGGTGGATTCAGCAGGGTTTGTAATACCAGCAACAGCAGCAGGGCGGTATAGCTGCTCAGCATGATCCAGCGGGCGGTATTTACTTTGGTGATCATTATGCGGTTCCTGCCAGTTGTTGTGCCAGCCGGGCGATGCGTTCGCCCTGTGCCTGACAGAGCTGAATTTCTTCAGCGGTTAAGTTGTTCTCATTTTGTACGCCGGCCCAGTGGCTGGCACCATAAGGCGTACCGCCGCCACGGGTGTTGGTTAAACCGGGCTCGGAATAGGGAATACCGCAAAACAGCATGCCGTGGTGCAGCAGTGGTAAGGCCATGCTCAGCAGAGTGGACTCCTGGCCGCCGTGCAGTGACGATGACGAAGTAAATACGCCCGCCGGTTTATCGATCAAGGCGCCGGTCAGCCACAGCGGGCTGCTGCCATCGAGAAAATATTTTAAGGGGGCGGCCATATTGCCGAAGCGTACCGGACTGCCCAGTAATAAACCGGCGCAGTGTTTTAAGTCGTCATAGCTGCAGTACACCGCGCCGCTGTCGGGTACCGCCGGCAGTGAAGCTTCGGTATCCGGGGATACCGCCGGCACGGTGCGCAGCCTCGCTTCCATACCGGTTACCCGCTCGACGCCGCGGGCCAGCTGTTTGGCTATGGCCTCGGTTTTGCCATGACGACTGTAATACAGCACCAGAATGTAAGGGTTGCTCATGCCAGAATCTCCAGCACTTGCTCGGGCGGGCGACCAATACGGGCCTGAGTGCCCTTAACCACAATGGGGCGTTCAATCAGTTTCGGGTGGGCAACCATGGCGGCAATAATATCGGCTTCGGTTAACGCCGGGTTATCCAGCCCCAGGGTTTTGTACTCGTCTTCTTTGGTACGCAGCAGGTCGCGGGCGGGAATACCCAGACTGACCAGAATGTCACGCAGTTCGGCAGCGGAGGGCGTATCTTTCAGGTACTCGACGATTTGTGGCTGAATACCCTGCGCCTGCAACAACGCCAGCGTTTCCCGCGATTTGGAACAGCGCGGATTGTGATAAATGCGGATTTCGCTCATGCTTGCCTCTGTGTGTGCGGTACCAAGGGCCGCTATGGTAACAAAGGAAACCGGAATGCAGAAAAAAGCCTTTCCCCGCCTGCTGGCTGGCCTGCGCCGTACGCAACGGTCGCTGGCCCGGGTTGGCCCGGTGTTATGGCAAACGGTGCAGCGTTTTGAAGGTACTGAGCGCCGCCGGGATGCTGCCGCCCTCACTTACACCACGCTGTTTGCGCTGGTGCCGGTATTAACCGTTATTTATGCCACCCTCAGTGCCATTCCCGCCTTACAAAGCTGGGGCGGTGATCTCAGCAACAACCTGCTGGCCTATGTGATGCCGGAAGGCAGTGAGCAGATTTCAGCCTATTTACTGGCGTTCAGTCAGCAGGCCCGCAGCCTCACCTGGATCGGTGTGGTGTTTCTGTTTATTACCGCATTAATGCTGCTGCGTACCATTGAAATGCAGTTCAACCGCATCTGGAACGTGGATAAACCCCGCTCCGGGTTGCAGAATTTTTTCCGTTATTGGGCGGTGCTCAGTCTGGGGCCATTACTGATTGGCGGTGCGATTGCCGCCAGTTCGCTGGTGGCGTCACTGCCTGTGGTCGCCGATCTGGAAAAAGTACCCTTGCCGTTCCGTTTTTTGCCCTGGTTATTCAGTGCCGCAGCGTTAACGGCCCTCTATATGCTGGTACCCAACTGCCGGGTGCCCTGGCGTAATGCGTTGCTGGCCGGCATGCTGATTGCGCTGTTATTTGAAGCCGGCAAGTTTTTGTTCAGCCGTATTATTGGCATGTTTCCGTCCTATCAGCTGATTTACGGCGCCTTTGCCGCCGTGCCGCTGTTTCTGTTATGGATTTATCTGGCCTGGATGCTGGTGTTACTGGGCGCGGAACTCAGTTATGCCCTTAGCCACTTCGCTCCGGCCAATCGTAAATTACCGCCCTTGTGGCGGCGCTTACGCCTGGTGCAAACCTTATTACAGCTGCAACAGCAAGGCCGGTTATTAAGTGAAGCGGCACTGGCGCGGCGCCTGCCCGACTTAACCCCGGTGCAGGTACGGGTGGGCTTGCAGCAACTGCAGCAGATGGGGCTGGTAACCCGCAGCCAGGAAGGGCAGTGGGTGTGGCTGGCTGACCAGCACCGCGTTACTCTGGGGCAATTACTGCAGGATCTGAGCCTGAACGATTTACAGGCCGGACTGCCCGCCGATATTAATGTCAGCCCGGCCGAACGCCAGCGCTGGCAGCAATGGCAGCAGGACTGGCAGCAGCAAAATCAAAGCGCGCTGGATACCCGTCTGCACGCATTTTTATAAATCAGGATCTGTTATGAAATACGCCTTACCGGATAAAACCCCCGACATTGCTGCCCCGGCGGTAGCCTTGCAGGTACATCCGTGGCGGTCAGCGTTGTATGAGGAACTGCATAACCGGCCATCGCCGGTTATTGAAGGGCCCTGTCAGGTTACGCATTTTACGGTGGTACTGAACGACAATCGTAAAGCCCTGCACGACCATGTGGTGGACCTGTGCAAGCGCTTCAGTGTGCCGGCACCGGCGCAGGATTCCTCCTGTCTGTATCAGGATTTCGGTGGTTTTGAACTGCGCTGGGAACGGCACATGGAGTTTGCCAACTTCACCTTTATTTGCCCGGATACCAGCCCCTTTGCGCCGGATGCCTTAGGCAATGTGCCGAAAGACTGGCTGGCGGCGTTACCCGGCGAATTAGTAGTGGCCCTGAACCTGGCCGTGGTGAATACCCCGCCGGACGACAAACAGCTGCAACGCTGGTTTGAAGGCCAGCGGGTGTCCGGTGCCTGGGTGGCAGACGAAAAAGCTCAGGTGTGGACCGCGTTTAAACTGCACAGCGATGGTTTTGGCCGCATGGTTGCCTGCAACCATGGTTTAACTCCGTATCAGAGCGGGCGACTGGTGCAGCGCCTGTTCGAACTGGAAACCTACCGCTTAATGTCGCTGCTGGCGTTGCCCATTGCCCGGCAGATGGGCGGCGAGCTGGCGCAGGTGGAGGAAAATCTGGCCACCCTGAACCAGAGCATTTCGGATATTGATGCCGGCAAAGATGAGCGGGTATTGCTGCAGGAATTATCGCAACTGGCGGCCGAAGTAGAACGCCATCGCAGTGATACCAACTTCCGCTTCTCGGCGGCGGTGGCCTATCACGATCTGGTTCGTGACCGCCTGCGCCAGTTAAAAGAAAGCCCGATTGAAGGCATGCAGAGCCTGCGGGAATTTCTGGAGCGGCGGTTAACGCCGGGTATTAAAACCTGTAACTCGGTACGCGACCGGCTGGAAGATTTATCGCGTCGTATCAGCCGCACCACCAGTTTGCTGCGCACCCGGGTGGATTTATCCATTCAGGAACAAAACCAGCACCTGCTGTCGTCGATGAACCGCCGCAGCCAGCTGCAACTGCGGCTGCAACAAACGGTAGAAGGGTTATCGGTGGTGGCCATTGGTTACTATCTGGTGTCATTGCTGGGGATCGGTTTTGCCGGAGCAGTAGCCTATGGTTTGCCGTTCAACACCGATGTTGCCAAAGGCATTGCTGTTCCCATCGTATTGGCGGTGGTGTATTGGGGTGTGCACCGGGTGAAGTCGCACATCGTGCGCCGGAATCCTGACGCTCAGAAGGATAAATGACGTCAGGATAACTGACAGATATCCGACGCGAAGCGGCCCTGATGGGCCGTTTTGCTTTTCAGCTTGTTGATTTTATTGGTTTTTTTAAGTTGGCCCGGGGTTTGCTGTGTACACATAGTATTAAGCGTCTTGCGCCCGGCTTCCGGCAGCGCGCATTGACCTACCAACGACCCTAATCATCAGGCCGAGGCATCTATGGATATCAACCCCACCAACAGCTACCAGAACATGCTGAATATGCTGGGTAAGGGCAGTAGTCAGAATACCGACGGCCAGCCTGCTGCCACAGATGCCAACGCCGGCAAGGTTAAAGCGGCCAGCCAGACCTCTGGTTCAGCTACCACCAGCCGCGCCAGCGATGCCAATGCCTACAGCGATAAAGTGTCACTTTCGTACCGGGCAGAAAAACTCAGCAAAATCAGCACAGAATTTTTTGGCGGCACCATTCAGTCCAGCCAGATTCCGGCCCTTACCCAGCGACTGTATGAAAACGGTTTTCTGAATGACAGCCAATACCGCGATTTAGGCGGCGCGCAGCAAAAAGTATCGGCCATCAGTCAGGCCAATGCCTTTATCAGCCGGCAGATTCTGGCCGAGCCGGATGGTAATTCTGAGATGGCCCGCCAACTGGTGCAGGTCGCCAATGTGCTGGCCAATATGGATGCCCCCACCACCCCCGAATTACGCCGCGCCGAAGCCGATGCTTATGAGTTTATGGCCAGCCATAGCGAAGCCTTGCAGCAGCAGGGCGCTCCGGAAGAACTCCGCCAGGGGTTTACCCGGGTAATGGAAGTGCTGGAAGCGCTGGATAAAGTGCGCAAGCAGGAACAAAGCACCGGTGCTCTCAGCAGCTATGCCAGTGTGCAGGAAGCCTGGCAGAGTATGCAGAATGATGAAGAATGACCGCTGAATTCCGCCTTTTTATACCCCGGTAACCGGAAAATGGGCTGCCGGGGCGCTTTTGCCTGCGTATAATCCCCGTCAATTCGTACTCATTGATCATATTCTGTTAACAGAGTGAGTACAGACTTGCGTATTTTGAGGGAGTTATCGTGATCGGATCATTAGTGGATGCTTTTTACACCGTTAAACCGGATGCTGCGGTCGCGGCTCAGCGCGTTGCGTTTGGTACCTCCGGCCACCGGGGTTCGGCCTTAAAAAATACCTTTAATGAGCTGCATATTCTGGCCATTGCACAGGCCGTGGCCGACTACCGTGCCAACGCCGGAATTACCGGGCCGTTGTTTTTAGGCCAGGATACCCACGCCTTATCACAACCCTCCTGGGAAGTGGCCCTGCAGGTATTGGCGGCTAACCAGGTGGATGTGCGCATTGCCGCCAATAATAGGGTAACGGCTACACCGCTGGTGAGCCGGGCCATTCTGGAGTTCAACACCGGTAAAACCACCGGCCTGGCCGATGGTTTAATTATTACGCCCTCACACAATCCACCGGAAGATGGCGGTATTAAATACAACACCCCCGATGGTGGCCCGGCCGATGCTGATGTGACCGGCTGGATTGAACAGCGCGCGAATGATTATTTGCAGAATGGCTGCGTTGATGTAAAGCGTACTGAACTCACAACCGCCCGCGCGCAGGCACAGGAATACGATTACGTTGGCCGCTACATCGCCCAGCTGGATCAGATTATTGATATGGACGCCATCCGCAACAGCGGCCTGAAGCTGGGTGCTGACCCCATGGGTGGCACAGCGTTGCCGGTGTGGCAGGCATTGGCAGCCGATACAGCACTGAATATTACTGTGGTTAACGAACAGATTGATCCGGCTTTTGCCTTTATGCCGCCCGATCACGATGGCCGTATCCGTATGGATTGCTCCAGCACCGCCGCCATGGCGAACCTGCTGAAGATCCGCAACCAATTTGATATCGCCTTTGGTAATGACCCGGATGCTGACCGCCACGGCATTGTCGATGCCGCCGGCTTAATGAACCCCAATCATTTTCTTTGCATGTGCGTGGATTATTTATTAACCCACCGGCCACAGTGGCGCAAAGACTTAAAAATCGGCAAAACCCTGGTGACCTCGTCGATGATGGACCGTGTGGTGGCGTCGCATCAGCGTGAGCTGTACGAAGTACCGGTCGGATTTAAATGGTTTGTACCGGGTTTATTTAACGGTGAGCTGGCCTTTGGCGGTGAAGAAAGTGCCGGCGCCAGTTTCTTAACTCTGGATGGCCAGCCCTGGAGCACCGATAAAGACGGTATTGTGCTGTGTTTATTGGCCGCCGAAATAACCGCCACCACGGGCTTAACCCCATCGCAATACTATGCC is part of the Venatoribacter cucullus genome and encodes:
- a CDS encoding YihY family inner membrane protein, with the translated sequence MQKKAFPRLLAGLRRTQRSLARVGPVLWQTVQRFEGTERRRDAAALTYTTLFALVPVLTVIYATLSAIPALQSWGGDLSNNLLAYVMPEGSEQISAYLLAFSQQARSLTWIGVVFLFITALMLLRTIEMQFNRIWNVDKPRSGLQNFFRYWAVLSLGPLLIGGAIAASSLVASLPVVADLEKVPLPFRFLPWLFSAAALTALYMLVPNCRVPWRNALLAGMLIALLFEAGKFLFSRIIGMFPSYQLIYGAFAAVPLFLLWIYLAWMLVLLGAELSYALSHFAPANRKLPPLWRRLRLVQTLLQLQQQGRLLSEAALARRLPDLTPVQVRVGLQQLQQMGLVTRSQEGQWVWLADQHRVTLGQLLQDLSLNDLQAGLPADINVSPAERQRWQQWQQDWQQQNQSALDTRLHAFL
- a CDS encoding glutathione S-transferase family protein, whose protein sequence is MITLHHLENSRSQRLIWLLEELGVEYRIERYNRDPKTSLAPESLKKIHPLGKSPVITDGENTIAESGLIIEYLLKTYDNGRFLPTENTPAYWQYLYWLHYSEGTLMPLMVMSLIFNKIKTAPMPFFIRPIAKGIADQVMKSYVGPNMANNLTFIETHLSQQPWFAGEQMSGADFQMIFPLEAAIKASIKAEDYPHIAAFVQRVHALPAYQEALRQGGPYDYA
- the arsC gene encoding arsenate reductase (glutaredoxin) (This arsenate reductase requires both glutathione and glutaredoxin to convert arsenate to arsenite, after which the efflux transporter formed by ArsA and ArsB can extrude the arsenite from the cell, providing resistance.), which produces MSEIRIYHNPRCSKSRETLALLQAQGIQPQIVEYLKDTPSAAELRDILVSLGIPARDLLRTKEDEYKTLGLDNPALTEADIIAAMVAHPKLIERPIVVKGTQARIGRPPEQVLEILA
- a CDS encoding DUF3422 family protein codes for the protein MKYALPDKTPDIAAPAVALQVHPWRSALYEELHNRPSPVIEGPCQVTHFTVVLNDNRKALHDHVVDLCKRFSVPAPAQDSSCLYQDFGGFELRWERHMEFANFTFICPDTSPFAPDALGNVPKDWLAALPGELVVALNLAVVNTPPDDKQLQRWFEGQRVSGAWVADEKAQVWTAFKLHSDGFGRMVACNHGLTPYQSGRLVQRLFELETYRLMSLLALPIARQMGGELAQVEENLATLNQSISDIDAGKDERVLLQELSQLAAEVERHRSDTNFRFSAAVAYHDLVRDRLRQLKESPIEGMQSLREFLERRLTPGIKTCNSVRDRLEDLSRRISRTTSLLRTRVDLSIQEQNQHLLSSMNRRSQLQLRLQQTVEGLSVVAIGYYLVSLLGIGFAGAVAYGLPFNTDVAKGIAVPIVLAVVYWGVHRVKSHIVRRNPDAQKDK
- a CDS encoding AraC family transcriptional regulator — protein: MNGAEHNAGVTWYEQDERYLAAHYQPGLLLDLLLTRNISSHKVLRGTGLFYDDILAGSSRLSVRQLRQLISNGEKISASGDLSFRWGQLLWPGHYGLPSQLLQHAGCLDQALTVLGQYRRQLSPLLVPRVFTDRDYCYVQWLDACGLGEQKRFMVETAMTALSSYSRWQSRQPLPWEYGFSYAQPRTYEQYRTHLGGTLYFDLGVDVMRIPKAWLHEPWPQASATAFRVAARHLHYEPPQPGSGFSEAVYQHLLQHIQQPLSLAETAEHFGMSSATFKRKLQRHDTHFQHLQDQVRLHASLYCLHILGWSNEQLAQYLQFNDLTNFRRAFRRWCGRTPGESRQLFLQI
- a CDS encoding diguanylate cyclase domain-containing protein, giving the protein MFTHLLLHRHKLLLISVLAVMSLLVTLWFGNAKEWLEIDWLDVVGEGGTGLALAVWMLLILGSRPAGRVTDWLTLGLGFLFLALWQDTLDEFIRLPGEQWWDQSLESITMPIGMVLLTVGLFLWHREQLVLNEHLRKREQLFREHHLSDDLMYLGRADFLHQQLQQFQHRQPAMLVLVELTDAANWPRRLGITDADRLLRENAELLLMNLRRQDLVCRYAGARFAIVMPDTTEAQACTIAWELQQALEHCALRSSSGERVFQQINWFALPLTGEDAGTLLQRANSGLEARQQARSAA
- the wrbA gene encoding NAD(P)H:quinone oxidoreductase, which gives rise to MSNPYILVLYYSRHGKTEAIAKQLARGVERVTGMEARLRTVPAVSPDTEASLPAVPDSGAVYCSYDDLKHCAGLLLGSPVRFGNMAAPLKYFLDGSSPLWLTGALIDKPAGVFTSSSSLHGGQESTLLSMALPLLHHGMLFCGIPYSEPGLTNTRGGGTPYGASHWAGVQNENNLTAEEIQLCQAQGERIARLAQQLAGTA
- a CDS encoding DUF2069 domain-containing protein; the encoded protein is MITKVNTARWIMLSSYTALLLLLVLQTLLNPPAAESLGTLQIWIAGAILALFKILPLLLFVRGLSAGRHTTAAWLAYMAMLYFVFGVLLTFTPGASGWGWGVSISSLVLIIAAMLYTRWKKAA
- the pgm gene encoding phosphoglucomutase (alpha-D-glucose-1,6-bisphosphate-dependent), yielding MGSLVDAFYTVKPDAAVAAQRVAFGTSGHRGSALKNTFNELHILAIAQAVADYRANAGITGPLFLGQDTHALSQPSWEVALQVLAANQVDVRIAANNRVTATPLVSRAILEFNTGKTTGLADGLIITPSHNPPEDGGIKYNTPDGGPADADVTGWIEQRANDYLQNGCVDVKRTELTTARAQAQEYDYVGRYIAQLDQIIDMDAIRNSGLKLGADPMGGTALPVWQALAADTALNITVVNEQIDPAFAFMPPDHDGRIRMDCSSTAAMANLLKIRNQFDIAFGNDPDADRHGIVDAAGLMNPNHFLCMCVDYLLTHRPQWRKDLKIGKTLVTSSMMDRVVASHQRELYEVPVGFKWFVPGLFNGELAFGGEESAGASFLTLDGQPWSTDKDGIVLCLLAAEITATTGLTPSQYYAELVAQHGNPVYRRIDAPATPEQKAAFKKLTAASVTAAELAGSPITAVHTQAPGNGAAIGGIKVSTEQGWFAARPSGTEDIYKIYAESFAGENHLQQLIDEARALLSGIL
- a CDS encoding TonB-dependent receptor, translated to MTTRLKPLVLAIALSGAALVQADGQLEGRITDARGDTNYRGAVISIDELRRDVLAGPAGRFRVPQLPAGEYTLSVRMGNQLLEQRRIVITDNETLNADILLNSGSEVVEEVLVVGQAAQMQRAIDRQRFADNMINAINADAIGQLPDNNAAEALQRVPGVSIERDQGEGRFVRVRGISPDLNSVTVNGTQLPAPEAGTRAVALDVIPSDLIGSLVVTKTLTPDMDANAIGGSIEVESLSALDREGAFYTLRAEASYDEHTDQTSPAYALSGGNTVTFSNGQRLGVAGAFSYDQRQFGSDNVETGGKWDLDGTEALEEFEQRDYSIERERIGAALNFDYELDMNNRLYLRTLFSSFKDDEQRIANAVEFDDAQLSGATGPAEVIRELKDREETQEMQAFTLGGEHFIDAWTVEYAAGFSKSSEDESGGISGAGFTGDFTDMGFNGTRKPRLIAPAAFFDPANYDLDEVEYTEGLTEDEQTSVNLDITRDFFAGNYPALVKFGGKMTRREKTQDISEYVFDTFGGAATTLDNFSGGKLDYELGDFGNDIRPDSVYALINGLDKAAALDEEASRVGDYQIDESIDAAYVMGRVDINDLRILGGFRYEQTDLELTGTGLDSTGNLVASNARNDYDHLLPSLHIRYALSDSTLLRAAWSNAVVRPTFEQMSPSFTNDGLEAELGNPALKALEAANFDLSIEHYTGTAGLLSASLFYKDIKNFVYVTDLAGSPEWAGYDEVITYRNGDDATLSGIELAFSQKLSMLPAPFDGLLVSANATVSQSDASISTYDGGTLIKRDIDLPSQSDVTGNLIIGYEKNGFMLRLAANYKSDYLLEVSDVADERGDIHQASHTQLDLSSAYALTNKLKLTFDISNLTDEPYYAYQHQEKYNAQYEEYGPTYRFGISYTGF